One window of Fundidesulfovibrio putealis DSM 16056 genomic DNA carries:
- a CDS encoding NAD(P)/FAD-dependent oxidoreductase has product MGKHLLLVGGGHAHLSVLADLASFRDAGHHVTVVSPADHHYYSGMGPGMLSGHYTPQECRFNVRRMAEKGGATFIRSKVVSITPEKNAARLENGMAVGYDVCSFNTGSLPPSKVAGSGRADVFPVKPIENLLYAKRHLEDIVSMGGSPKVLVIGGGPAGFELAGNACKLIGCGCNDTPDVAVAPGRGLLTRFPERVRQLAYRSLARRGIKIFDGLGVSRLEDGTAILSDGLRVPYDVAFLAIGVVPQPDLARFGIAMGAGGGRGGILVDKFLRSVNHPNIFGGGDCISFQPRELEKVGVYPVRQNPVLRHNLMAALEGRDLMAFTDTEGGYLLILNCGDGQGILSKGYLTYEGQTAMWLKDRIDRTFMKRFQVSGELEEDL; this is encoded by the coding sequence ATGGGAAAGCACCTTCTCCTCGTGGGTGGCGGGCACGCGCACCTCTCGGTGCTGGCCGATCTGGCCAGCTTCCGGGACGCCGGGCATCACGTCACGGTGGTCAGCCCTGCCGACCACCACTACTACTCAGGCATGGGGCCGGGCATGCTCTCGGGCCATTACACGCCCCAGGAGTGCCGCTTCAACGTGCGCCGCATGGCCGAGAAGGGCGGGGCCACGTTCATCCGCAGCAAGGTCGTGTCCATCACGCCGGAGAAGAACGCGGCGCGCCTGGAGAACGGCATGGCCGTGGGCTACGACGTCTGCTCCTTCAACACCGGGTCGCTTCCGCCGTCCAAGGTGGCGGGCAGCGGGCGGGCGGACGTCTTCCCGGTGAAGCCCATCGAGAACCTGCTCTACGCCAAGCGCCATCTGGAAGACATCGTGTCCATGGGGGGAAGCCCCAAGGTGCTGGTGATCGGCGGCGGCCCAGCCGGATTCGAGCTGGCAGGCAACGCCTGCAAGCTTATCGGCTGCGGCTGCAACGACACTCCGGACGTGGCCGTCGCGCCGGGGAGGGGCCTGCTGACGCGCTTCCCCGAGCGGGTGCGCCAGTTGGCCTACCGCTCGCTGGCCCGGCGCGGCATCAAGATTTTCGACGGCCTGGGGGTTTCGCGTCTGGAGGATGGCACGGCCATCCTGTCGGACGGCCTGCGCGTGCCCTACGACGTGGCCTTCCTGGCCATCGGCGTGGTCCCGCAGCCGGACTTGGCCCGCTTTGGGATCGCCATGGGAGCGGGGGGAGGCCGGGGCGGCATCCTGGTGGACAAGTTCCTGCGAAGCGTCAACCACCCCAACATCTTCGGCGGCGGCGACTGCATCAGCTTCCAGCCCCGCGAACTGGAAAAGGTGGGGGTGTACCCGGTGCGTCAGAACCCGGTGCTGCGCCACAACCTGATGGCCGCCCTGGAGGGCCGGGACCTGATGGCCTTCACGGACACCGAAGGCGGCTATCTGCTGATCCTGAACTGCGGCGACGGACAGGGGATACTGAGCAAGGGCTACCTGACCTACGAGGGGCAGACGGCCATGTGGCTCAAGGACCGCATCGACCGGACCTTCATGAAGAGGTTCCAGGTGAGCGGGGAGCTGGAGGAGGATTTGTAG